In Bacteroidales bacterium, the genomic window AAGTCTTCCTTCATCTTCCACCGGCATGTTTGCATACTGCTTCATAAGGGCGTCTCCGAAAAAACCTGGTCCTCGCGAATGTTGATTTTTTCCTTCAAATCCTGAAAATATCTTCACATTTCCCAGGCCACAGGATGGGGATTTATGTTTCATGATGAATCCGTCCATTTCTTCCAGATTGTTCAGATAATCTCCTGTAAATTGTTCCATTTGTTCCGTGAAATCCAAACCTGTGGCCGGTTGAAACAAATGTTTCCTGTTGTCTTTTATCACCAGCCTGACGGGGTCTCTGGGTACACCCAAACCAAGCTCCATTTCCGGACATACCGTAACAAATTTTACATAAGCGCTTAATTTATTAATGAATGAGTCACTAATGATCCCGCCGTCGTACCGGCAGTTTTCAAATCCAAGGCAGCGGCTTATGATCAGTTTGGGTGTGGTAAAAGGCTTCATAGGTAACAAATTTTTTCCATGCCAAAATAATGAATTTTTGCTATTTTTGCCGAAAATATCAAAGAATGATGTTCATTAAACTGCTTTTACCCGCTATATTGATTGTTGCAATAGCTTTAATTTTTCTGGGCATCCGGATGCTGATCCAGAAAAACGGGAAATTTCCCGAGACGGAAATAGGCCGGAATAAAGAGATGCGTAAGCTTGGAATTAACTGCGCTCGGGTTGAGGAGATCAAATGCCGCCGGGAAATTGATCAAAATGGAGGATGCGGTTCCTGCGGCCTGTTTTGAAAAGATTTATTTGAACCAGCTAAGCCGACCATCATCCGGTATCCTGTTTCTTATGTCTTGAATCTTGAATCTTGAATCTTGTATCTTATATCTTGTATCTTGAATCTTGTATTCTAACTCTTAAATCCCAATTATGATATCCAACCGGGAAATTTTCCTGCGAAATATAGGTCAGACTACAGATCATCCTTTGGCCATTGAAATTGAAAAAGCTGAGGGGATTTATCTTTATGATACGAGTGGGAAAGACTATATCGATTTGGTTTCAGGGGTTTCAGTAAGCAATGTGGGGCACCGGCATCCCCATGTGGTGGAGGCGATTAAGAACCAGGTGGACAAACACATGCATCTCCTTGTTTACGGAGAGCTGGTTCAGTATCCGCAGGTAAAATTTGCACAATTGCTTCTTAACCGGCTTCCCGGCCGCTTTGATAACATTTATTTTGTTAATTCGGGCAGCGAAGCCAACGAAGGAGCGCTGAAACTGGCCAAGAAATATACCGGAAGAACGGAAATTGTTGCATGCAGGAATGCTTATCATGGCAGTACACATGGAGTACTTTCTCTGATGGGCGATGAAAGGTATCGCAATCCTTTTCGGCCGTTGCTTCCGGACATTCGGTATATAACCTTCAATAAGGAAGATGATCTGGAGCAGATCACGGAAAAAACTGCATGTGTTATGGTGGAACCCATACAGGGAGAGGCAGGTATCGTTTTGCCCCGTAACAATTACCTGGAGAAACTTCGGAAAAGATGCACTGAAACCGGGACTCTGCTTATATTCGATGAGGTGCAGACCGGTTTTGGCAGGACCGGCTCGCTTTTTGGAATGACCCATTTTGATGTTTATCCGGATATTTTTACCATAGCCAAGGGGATGGGAGGAGGAATGCCCATTGGAGCTTTTGTGTCTTCCAAACCCATCATGGATTCGCTTAAAGCAAATCCCGGTCTGGGTCACATCACCACTTTCGGCGGGCATCCGGTGTCTGCTGCAGCGGCCCATGCAAGTCTTCAGGTGATTCTTCAGGAAGAACTGAGCAATGAAGCAACAGCAAAGGGGAAAACATACCTGGAAAAACTGAAACATCCGAAGATCAAAAACATGTGGGGTACCGGTTTGTTTATTGCCGTCGAGCTGGAGCGTGCCGATACCGCATCCGGTGCCATGAACAAGCTGGCGGAAAACGGCATCATTACCGATCGGTTCATATTCAAACCGGAAGCTTTTCGGATCGCTCCTCCACTGACAATTGATGAAGAGGCGATCGAAGAATCCATCCGGAGAATTCAAAAGGCTTTGGATGCTTTGTAGATAGTAAATGTTATTTTTGTACAACAGAAATTTGACTTGGTCATGTATTATATGAAGAAAGTGAGGTTACTGATCATAGTTTTGTTTGTTGGTTTAGTTACTGCTCGCGTTTCCTGCGGCCAGGATACCAGTGATAAGGTGGATATGAAAAAGGCAGAACAGTATCTCATCCGCCATTTTGATTCGCTGGCATCAGCAGGCAGCGACAAGAAAAGGGAAGCGATCAACAGGAAAATTATGGATAAATTCAGAAGCTTCGTTGATCAGGAAAGCTCCTTTTTATATCCTTTCGACTCCCTGTCCAATGCCGGTATTTTGAAATCATCCGATGGTAAGGTGAAGGTTTATAACTGGAATGTTCCCTATGAAGCGGGCTATCATGTTTATCATTGTTTTATTCAGCGCAGAAAAGCGGACTCATTGATAAGTTATGAACTGAAAGACAAATCCGAACAAATAGAGGAACCTGAAAACAAAATACTGGATAAGGACAACTGGTATGGAGCCTTGTATTATAGCATTATTCCCAAGGAGGGGCGGTTTGACAAGACTTATTATACCCTTTTGGGATACGATCCGAACGATTATATGACCAACAGGAAGGTGATCGACGTATTGCATTTTGATAAAAACAACCAGCCGGTATTCGGAGCTGAAATATTTAAGAACCAACGGGAGATGTCAAAGCGGATCCTGTTTGAATATGCTGAATTTGCTTCCATGACGCTTCAGTATAATAAGGATAAAGATATGATCGTTTATGATCATCTATCTCCCTCAAAACCTGAATATGAGGGGCAACGCGAATTCTATGGTCCCGACTTTTCGTACGACGGCCTGCGGTTTGAAAATGGTATCTGGAATACTTATTTTGATCTTGATCTACGGCTTAATGAGATCAATCTGGATGAATAGGCAGATTGAATAATATGACATCGGTAGATAGTATTGCCTGGTAGTTATAGCGATCCGTTTTTGAATATGGGTTTTGCTGCACAATATTTGGCGAAGAACAGGGGAGTTGAAAGTTTTATTTCTGCATCCCCTGCAAAGGATTTAAAGTACGTTGTGGTCATACCCAGCTACGACGAGGACGGGTTAATTGATACACTGAACGCCCTTTGGAAAGCTCAAAGACCCCGATATTCGATAGAAATTATTGTTGTGGTTAATTCTTCCAGGGAAACTTCCGCAGATATCAGAGAAAAAAACAGACAAACGCTCAGGGAGATTGATACCTGGAGCAGGAACTACTGCGACCGGGACTTTGCTGCATATGCCCTGTACGTACCTGAAATTCCCGGGAAGGATTTCGGAGCCGGGATGGCCAGAAAGATCGGAATGGACGAGGCCATCAACAGGTTTGAGCAGCTCAACAGGGATGATGGCTACATCATTTCCCTGGATGCGGATACCGCCGTAGCAGATAATTATTTTACAGCGATTGAACAGACCATAGCAAAGAGACCTGCCATGAATGCAGGCATTCTTTATTTTGAGCATCCTGTGGAAGGCGGGGAATTTTCCCGGGATATATATGATGCGGTCGCAAAGTATGAACTGTTTCTGAGGTACTATAATCAGGCACTAAGATGGACCGGTTTTCCCTATGCTTTTCATACCATTGGCTCTGCTTTTTTTGTGCGTGCATTGGCTTATGTAAAACAGGGCGGGATGATCAGGCGGAAAGCCGGCGAAGATTTTTATTTTCTGAATAAGGTTTTTCAACTGGGAAACATCTGTGAGGTGCATTCAACGGCCGTTTATCCTTCACCACGTTTTTCCGGCAGGGTTTTATTCGGCACCGGACCGGAGGTTGAAAAAATTACCAGGGAGCCTGATAAACCTTATATGACCTATGATCCCGAAGCATTTCGTGCGCTTAAAGCGTTTTTTTATGGTATAGACCAGCTATTTCATTGCAATGAGAGGGAAGTGGAAGATTATTTGAATGCATTGGAGCCGGGCTTAGAGGATTTTCTTAGATCCGTCGGATTGAAGGATGAAATCAAAAGGATCAATAACAACTGCAAAAGGCCGGAAGTATTTAGGAAACATTTTTTTCAGTGGTTTGGGGGGCTGAAGATCATCCGGTATATGCATGTGGTACATGATAAATTTCTGGATAAGGTTCCTGTTCATCTGGCTGCCTCCGAGATGCTGAAAATGCTTGGTTATTCCGGGCAGTTTGACAACAGCTCAGTCAACTCCCGGATTTTTCAGTTACTCAGCAAATACAGAGAAATAGAACGCAGTAGAGAATATACTATTTGAGAAGGCACAAAATTCAAGGCAAATAGCCTGGATATCAAGGCAAGAAAAAATCCTGTTTTTCGGATTCACTGTCTCAGGTTAATTGGTTTTGTTTTTTATCGGGGATCCCGGGTTTCTCGTCAAGGGTGGGATGTAGCTAAAGTTGGTGCTTGTAGTTTGATTTACTTGTTGATTTATAGCTTGCTACTAATTTCGCTCTCTCGCTCCATCGTTCTATCATACCGTCTTGCCAGTCGTTTCGTCGGGTTGCCGTGTTGTCGTTCTTTCGTTCCCTCCTTCAGTTGTGCCGCCGTGCTGTAGTTCTATTGTTTCGAGTCTCATGTTCCGGGTCTCGCGTTACCTATAGCTGCATTTCGTTCAGTCGCATTGTCGCCCACTCGCTCTATTGTGTCCTCGTGCTGTCGTTCTTTCGTTCATTCGTGCTGTCGTGCTATCGTGCCGTCGTGCCAGTCGTTGCTTCAGTTCATTCACACCCCTTCTAGTCATCAGCTTCTTCCACAATAATAAAAAGGTCCTCGTTCTCTTTTTTCATGTAGTACTCTTCGCGCGCAAATTCTTCAAGATTTTCCTCGCTGGTTTTCAGTTGGTGAAGTTTGACCGAATCCTCCCTGATCTTTTGCAGGTAGAATTTCTTTTCTTCCTGAAGCTCTTCATGCCGGTTCATTTGCCTTACGCGGTCCACCAGGTTGTTTTGATCGAAAAATATGAGCCATATCAAAAAGATGAGGAATGTTAGGATATATTTGTTTTTTAAGGCGGGAAGAATTCTTTTTAGGATTTTTTGAAGTGATTCCATGGTTTATCCTCTTTGGGCCAAAGGTAATATAAAAATCAAAAGGGTCAAAAGAAAGCAATGAAAATTAAGAACAAATAAAAAGGGCGGTGTTCTAAAAGAAAATATTTCGCCACCAAAGCATCAAAGCACCAAAGCACCAAATCCCACTAAAATCTTTATTCGTTATTTTGTGGGATTTAGTGTTTTGCAGGGCTTTCTTAAATTTCTAACTTTTTAGGCACCCCTTTTCTATGAGTTGATAATATTCTCTTTATTCTTCCTCCAGGAAGGGATACCTGTAATCCTTCGGAGGATTGAAGTTTTCCTTGATGCTTCGCATGGATACCCATCGGAGCTGGTTGATAAACGAGCCGGCTTTGTCATTGGTTCCAGAGCCTCTTGCACCGCCAAATGGCTGCTGGCCAACGATAGAACCCGTAGGTTTGTCGTTTACATAGAAATTACCGGCTGTTTGCTGAAGCCGTTTGGTTAACCAGTCGATTTCGTAACGATCCTGTGAGAAAATGGCCCCGGTAAGCCCATAAATAGAAGTATTGTCAAGTTCGTCCAGCGTTTCTTCCATCTTGTTTTCCTCGTACACATAAACCGTTACGATGGGTCCGAAGAGCTCTTCTTCCATGGTGTAGTAATGGGGATCGGTTGTTTTAATTACCGTGGGATAGATGAAGTATCCTTCCGATTTGTCATATTCGCCACCGATTATAATTTCAGCTTCTTTGTCTTTTTTGGCCTTATCTATAGCCGCAGAATGCTTTTCAAAGGCAGCCTCGTCGATCACAGCATTCATGAAATTGGAGAAATCTTCAGGGGATCCCACCTTGATGGAATTCACATCTTCCCTGACCTGTTCCAGGATTTCATCCGCCAGGTTGGCCGGCAGGTAAACCCTGGAAGCTGCTGAACATTTCTGGCCCTGATATTCAAATGCACCTCTGGTAATAGCTGTGGCAACAGCTTGTGCATCCGCCTGAGGCGAAGCGAATATGTAATCCTTACCGCCCGTTTCGCCTACAATCCTGGGATAGGATTTGTATGTTTTGATGTTCTCGCCGATCTGTTTCCAGACATTCTGGAATACCGAGGTGGAGCCTGTAAAGTGGAATCCGGCAAAATCCGGATGCTCAAAAACCACCTTTCCGGCAGCCGGACCGGATACAAACAGCATGTTGATCACGCCGTCGGGTACACCGGCTTCCCGGAAGATCTCCATGATCACGTTTGCTGCATACAGGTTGTTCTTCGACGGTTTCCAGACCACGGTATTGCCCATCATGGCCGGTGCGGCAGGTAGATTCGCAGTTATGGCCTGGAAGTTAAAAGGCGTCAATGCAAAGATGAACCCTTCCAGCGGGCGGTATTCCACACGGTTCCAGATCCCGTCGGGTGAATATACCTGCTGGTCGTATATGTGGCTCATGAAATCAACCCCATAGCGCATGAAATCGGCAAATTCACAAACCGTTTCTATTTCGGCCTGATGACAGCTCTTGGAAGTAGCCAGCATGGCCGCCGCGTTGATCTTATAGCGGTAGGGGCCGGTAAGTAGTTCTGCTACTTTGAGAAAGATGGCAGCTCTTTCATGCCAGGGCATAGCAGCCCATTTTTTCTTGGCTTCCAAAGCGGCTTCGATGGCCTGTTTTACATGGGTTTCATCACCTTTGTGGTAATATCCCAGCGTGTGTTTTAATTCATGGGGCGGATGAACGGGGACTTTGTTTTCAGTGCGTACTTCCTTTCCTCCAATGATCATGGGTATGTCCAGATCTTTGGATTTGAGCTCTTTGAGCGCTTTTTTCAGTTCTTCACGATCCTTTGTGCCGGGGGCATAGCTCCTGGCAGGTTCGTTTTTGGCTGTTGGGACTTTGAAGAATCCTTTGGGCATAATTTTGATATTTTAAGAAGGTTAAACGTTATTGGTAACAAAACTATTAAAATGGATTCAGGAATATTATGAGTATTGTCATTTTTCGTAATATCCTTAACAATTTCTTTTGAATGGCTTTATCCAACTTACACACCTT contains:
- a CDS encoding aspartate aminotransferase family protein, coding for MISNREIFLRNIGQTTDHPLAIEIEKAEGIYLYDTSGKDYIDLVSGVSVSNVGHRHPHVVEAIKNQVDKHMHLLVYGELVQYPQVKFAQLLLNRLPGRFDNIYFVNSGSEANEGALKLAKKYTGRTEIVACRNAYHGSTHGVLSLMGDERYRNPFRPLLPDIRYITFNKEDDLEQITEKTACVMVEPIQGEAGIVLPRNNYLEKLRKRCTETGTLLIFDEVQTGFGRTGSLFGMTHFDVYPDIFTIAKGMGGGMPIGAFVSSKPIMDSLKANPGLGHITTFGGHPVSAAAAHASLQVILQEELSNEATAKGKTYLEKLKHPKIKNMWGTGLFIAVELERADTASGAMNKLAENGIITDRFIFKPEAFRIAPPLTIDEEAIEESIRRIQKALDAL
- a CDS encoding glycosyltransferase family 2 protein — protein: MGFAAQYLAKNRGVESFISASPAKDLKYVVVIPSYDEDGLIDTLNALWKAQRPRYSIEIIVVVNSSRETSADIREKNRQTLREIDTWSRNYCDRDFAAYALYVPEIPGKDFGAGMARKIGMDEAINRFEQLNRDDGYIISLDADTAVADNYFTAIEQTIAKRPAMNAGILYFEHPVEGGEFSRDIYDAVAKYELFLRYYNQALRWTGFPYAFHTIGSAFFVRALAYVKQGGMIRRKAGEDFYFLNKVFQLGNICEVHSTAVYPSPRFSGRVLFGTGPEVEKITREPDKPYMTYDPEAFRALKAFFYGIDQLFHCNEREVEDYLNALEPGLEDFLRSVGLKDEIKRINNNCKRPEVFRKHFFQWFGGLKIIRYMHVVHDKFLDKVPVHLAASEMLKMLGYSGQFDNSSVNSRIFQLLSKYREIERSREYTI
- a CDS encoding septum formation initiator family protein, with the translated sequence MESLQKILKRILPALKNKYILTFLIFLIWLIFFDQNNLVDRVRQMNRHEELQEEKKFYLQKIREDSVKLHQLKTSEENLEEFAREEYYMKKENEDLFIIVEEADD
- the pruA gene encoding L-glutamate gamma-semialdehyde dehydrogenase yields the protein MPKGFFKVPTAKNEPARSYAPGTKDREELKKALKELKSKDLDIPMIIGGKEVRTENKVPVHPPHELKHTLGYYHKGDETHVKQAIEAALEAKKKWAAMPWHERAAIFLKVAELLTGPYRYKINAAAMLATSKSCHQAEIETVCEFADFMRYGVDFMSHIYDQQVYSPDGIWNRVEYRPLEGFIFALTPFNFQAITANLPAAPAMMGNTVVWKPSKNNLYAANVIMEIFREAGVPDGVINMLFVSGPAAGKVVFEHPDFAGFHFTGSTSVFQNVWKQIGENIKTYKSYPRIVGETGGKDYIFASPQADAQAVATAITRGAFEYQGQKCSAASRVYLPANLADEILEQVREDVNSIKVGSPEDFSNFMNAVIDEAAFEKHSAAIDKAKKDKEAEIIIGGEYDKSEGYFIYPTVIKTTDPHYYTMEEELFGPIVTVYVYEENKMEETLDELDNTSIYGLTGAIFSQDRYEIDWLTKRLQQTAGNFYVNDKPTGSIVGQQPFGGARGSGTNDKAGSFINQLRWVSMRSIKENFNPPKDYRYPFLEEE